A window of Natator depressus isolate rNatDep1 chromosome 3, rNatDep2.hap1, whole genome shotgun sequence genomic DNA:
CGGCGGGGCGAGCCCCGAGCCTGGCCAGCGCGCAGGAGCCGAGCCCGGGAGCTGCCCGGCCGCTTGCACCGCCCGCGGGCCGGAGCTCGGCTCTGCGGCGCCGGGGGGAGGCGCTGACCCCAGCCCCGCCGAGTGGAGGGGACCCGTCGTGATGGCCTGGCTCCTCTCCTTACTTGCGAAGGGCCCCGAGGCGTCCAGCCGCAGGGACCGGCCGGACGGGGAGCCGGACACCCCGGTGCCCCAGGTGAGGACACCCAGCGCGGCCCTGCCTCAGGCCCTGGTTGTGGGGCTGCGGCggcgctccaccccagagctgggtgcATTGCAGGGCGGGCTGGGAAGGCACAGTTAGGGGGCCAACCTAGCCCAGCGGCGCTGGAAGATGCTTTGGGTGCAGCCCTGGGGCGACAGCCCGAGCAATAgcaactggggggggggctgttatTTGAGAGGTGCCGGGTATGAGCTGGGGGACAGGAATAACTCTAGAatgggctcccccctccctggcTTTCTCCCTAGTTAACtgggactttaaaaaaatagcCAAGTTTCGatactaaggcccagatcctggaaGATTATTTAAGTTCCTCCCTTCTGTTGATTTTTGATGGAAGggaggagcctaaatacctttgaggatttgagCCTAATTCCCTTGACATCCAGGAATCTCAAAGCCCAGAAGGGACcgctgtgatcatctactctgaccccCTCTAtggcacaggccacagaactgcccCCAGAATAattaattcccagagcagagcttttaggaaaacatccaatcttgatttaaacattggcAGTGATGGAGAGTCGGCCACAACCCTTGGGAAATGGTTGCTAATTACTCTTACCATTAAAAACTGATGTCTTATTTCCAGTgcgaatttgtctagtttcaatctccaggcattggatcatgttagacctttctctgctagattgaagagcccattagtaaACATTTGTTCCCAATGTAAATACTTATAGACTGAGATCAAGTCACCCCATCTCacaaaagatacattggaattggaaagggtacagaaaagggcagcaaaaaggattaagggtatggaacagattccagatgaggagagattaataaaactgggacttttcagcttggaaaagagacaactaaggggagatatgatagaggtctgtaaaatcatgactggtgtgaagaaagtaaataaggaagtgttatttactccttattACACAAGAACtcggggccacccaatgaaattaacaggcagcaggttgaaaacaaacaaaaggcagtatttcttcacacaacgcacagtcagcctgtggaactccttgccggaggatgttgtgaaggccaagactataacagggatcaaaaaagaactagataaatgcatggggggtaggtccatcaatggctattaggcaggatgggcagggatggtgtccctagcctctgtttgccagaagttaggaatgggcgacaggggatggatcacttgatgattccctgttctgttcattacctctgaagcacctggcattggccactgttggaagaccagatactgggctcgatggacccttggtctgacccagcgtggctgttcttatgttttcttTGCTAAGCTAAATGGATTCGGCTCTTTGTGTCTgtcactagaaggcaggtttctaatcctttaatcgttctcatggctcttctctgacccctctccagtttatccacatccttcttgaattgtgggcaccagcactggacacagaattccagcagcggttgcaccagggccaaatacagaggtcgaataacctctctgctcctgctaGAGATTCCCcatttatacatcccaggatcacattacctcttttcagagtaacagccgtgttagtttggtcacagcatcacactgggagttcatgttgaGCCAAGTATCCACCACGAGCCCCAAATCTTTGTCGGAGTCGCTGCTTCCTAGGATAGAATTACCCAGCCTATAactgtggcctgcattctttgtttacAAATGTATACCTTTACACTGAGCCCTATTAAactgcatattgtttgcttgcgcctgtcctctttgttatttaccactcccccaatttttggctTAGCTGCGTGTTTAGGCATGTGAATTCACTGAGGATTGCCAGGAGGCAAGGGAAGTACCATAGTCCCctgttatagatggggaaactgaggcagaaagaaggGCTGTCCACCAGTGGTAGAaccaggaataggacccaggaggtgTGACTCCCAGCCCTGTTCCTTAACCAGTTGATACTCACAAAAGTTAGAGACAGAAAAGGCACTTTAGGTCCCTCTTgcacacagcgccccccccccactccccaccccccgtcACTGCAGCCATGTTCCAGGGCTGTGGGTAGTTCAGATATATGCCCAGTGGGAGACTGTTCCACAGTTTGATTCactggtgctggaacagtttgtatcgtgggggtgctgagagccattgaaccaaactgtaaaccctggatatgatagaagccgcttcaagccaggggttgcagcagccccccagcacccctagttccagaacCTGTGGATTGATTGAGCCCTTGATTTGAAGCGATCCTCTGATGTCCCCTGAAACTCAAGTGATGGCAAAGGACAAAGATTGAAACCAGGCCAAACACTGGGCATTATTGCTATTGTTCGATTGTCTCTTTGTCTTTAAGCTCGGTGCTAACAGAGCCCGGGGAGCAGCTGGAACAGCACAAGAGCTCCGGAAGACAGCGGAGAGGCTGCAGGCTCAGCTGGAGGTGAGGGACTTTCTGACCATTCAGATTCACTGAGACTTTGTCAACATGATCAAATCTACACACGACGGCTCATATTAGAGACAAAACTACTGTGTACCTCTCAGAGTAAGAGAGACCCAGGGTAAAGCTACACGCTGTCTCTGGGGCTCGATCCTTCATCCATTTGTCACTGATCCAGTGACAAGGACGAGTAATAACTAGTAAATACATCTATCGTTTATTTCTAATATGGTAGAGCCTGGCACCCCAGTCCTGGTCCAggatggtgctaggtgctgtacaaaacggcggtccctaccccaaagagctcaaAGGACCAGGTTGCTGGGTAGTGTGAGATCCCATTTCTTTCCTCATGGCTGTCTGACGATTCCCGACGATTtgtgggatctctttcccctgctTCCCTGCACTTGGGACGCTCGGCTCAGGAAGCGTTTCTGTGTCTCATGCCGTGTCTGCAGCATATAGGAGTCGTACCGCATGAACTACTCCGGTCTGGTTCGAGTGGTACAGCGCCCCctggtgtggacacagttatgcCAGGAGTGAATAAAGGTGCCGATACGGGCATAGCTAGCTCTGTTCAAGAAGGGGCTTTGTAggttccaaagccagaaggggccactgtggtcatctagtctgtcctACCAAGGCTGCCGGACTTCCTCGGATGAATTCCTGTGTGGACCGGGGCATTGCTTTGCGAAACACGTAGGCtcctagaaatgtaggcctggaaagGCCCTCGACAGattgtcctgcctcagtgcaggggcctCGACTAGACGAAGTGTTGTCTGGACCAGCCCTGACGAGTGTTTGACTGACCTTGACTTAAAAATCCCAGGGACTAAGCTCTCCTGATATCTGGCACCTCTATCCCAgttaactgtgtccacactggggctTTGATCAGCATGACTCAGTAAAGAATCAGCTTTCTGTCCCCCGTAGTTCCTCTGGTACAAAACTCGTCTGTAGGGCAGCCCTCAGACGCTCCTTTGTCACGTTGGTTGACCCATGGCCCTCTCTGGGTTTAGGCAGTACTTGCTGCCTCCCAGGCTCCATCTGCCTGAGCTCCTCACAGGGtttgatgtatttatcctcacaacacccagcGATTGGGACGTGCTATTATCCAcattgtacagctggggaaactgaggcacagagacaccgCAGCActgggagttaggcgcctaaatgccttggaggatctgggcctgcctgagtgacttgcccaaggtcacgcagcgagtcagggagagaacccaggagtcctggtcccTGGTGAGACTGGGATCTTGCAGTGTCTCCCTGGCTGGTGCCTGTCCTCTGTGCTGGGATGTTGAATAGCACTGAGCCCCTTCCACTCCCCGCAGGCTCTGAAAGGCTCCTCGGACCCCGAGACACTGGAATTCCTGCAGGCACTAGATGCACCCGTCAGAATTGCCAGCCGCGTGCTCGTTGAGAACCAGAGACTAcggcaggaggtggaggagttGAAGGGCAGGTTGGCAGCCCCACCACCCCTGAAACTAGCCAGCCAGCCTCCAGCTCACTGGGCATCGTCCCCCTGGACCTCCCAGACACCGCCTTCCCTGGCCACCCGGAGCACAGGTAGGCACTGGCATGCCATGGGCAGGCACTTCGCCTGACCGGGTTAACATTGGGGAGCCTGGGTAGGGCTGGAATGGGGGTTCCTTTCCCCTGTGAGGAGCAGGGACCAGAGACCTAAAGCCAGGCAAGCCgagggagcagtggggctggggtcGCCTCGATTGATTCGGGCAGCAGTGCTCCACCCTGATTGAACTATGGCCCCTGAAACAGCTGAAAGTCCCTCCTGCAGCCCATCTTCCTCCCATGACCGTCTTTACCCACAATCCTATGGGATTGAGGCTGCAGGAGGACTTTCCAGCCACTGCAGAGGAGGATTGGCACtgctgggtgtgggggtgggttgGCGCTGCTGGGTGCttatggggaggtgggtggggggagctagCGCTGCTGGGTGTGTATGGGGGGCTGGTGCTGATTGGTGCGTGGGGGGAAGGGCATATCTTGTGCTGCTGGATAAGTGGGGGAACGAGTGCCAGCAAACTCATACCATAGCCCCAGCTTTCCCCCCTGAACCAAATTGATACTTGAGAACAGCTGGATCAATTTGGCAGGGTTAAAACAGACaggcccctccagcccccttgAGTACCAGTCTTCTGTGGCATCAGGGATTTGCCCTTACCCATAGTAGGGTTAGGGCTTATACTCCTTTGGGTTTGCAGCCACTGGGGGCAGACTGCCCTGCACAGGAACAGAGCTGGGCCTAACGTACAGCTGGGCACACGGCCCCGCCGCTCCATCCTGCTAGCTCTcattggagctggctgagccaAGGACCGAGGGGAGACTTGTCTCTAACCCACCCTGGTCCCTGCCAGCCTTGCCCCTGCAGGTCCGCACGAGCGGTAAGACGGCTGGCTGCGAGAGGCAGTTCTTGGACCAGGTGGCTCAGCTCCTTGCGGCCCAGGGCATCTCCCTGCAGGCAGGGGAGTACGAGCTGCACTCCAGCTGCCCGCTGCTGCTCTTCTGCCCCATCTCGTCCCGCTTGGGCACAGACATCAGCAATGCCCTGGAGGGGATCTCCGGTGAGTAGCctttcccctgcatgggctgAGCCGTTCTCCAGCAGTTGCCCCCCACTTCCCTTAAACTAGGTGACTAAGAGCAGAGCCCGTTAAACGGGTGGACCCTGGTGCAGGCATTGAATGGCCAGGGACTGGCCTGGCTGGTGCACCtcaatccccaccccagccatcaCTCCTTGACCCTACCCTCCCCTTTGTGCTCTGCCCCCTAACTtacagtggcagattagccactgggcccgTGGCTGGGGGCCTCTGGAAAATATGCACCGCTCCTGGCAGACGCCTGGAGCCCCGGCTGCCAGGGCCGGGGAAGTCCCCACACCCTGACCcgactctgcagcagcagctgccagatgGGCTTGGGGGAAAAGCCCCCTCCAGTGgccacagctgctgggtggagGAGGCCCCCCACCAGAAGCCCCAGTGCTCCGAAGCACTGGGCAGAGTCAGGGGAAGCCTCATCACCCAGACCCCCACTGTGGCCTGGGGCTGTGGTGCAGGGATGGAGATTCTCTGGTCTTGTGGCTGCGGGGGACCCTGCATGGaatgggggcaggcctggggaacgggctgcaggcagaaggggtggaatgAGGGTGGGGTcacaggcggaaggggtggggaaggactcCTCCCTCCTACTTGCTGTGTCCTAaggccccaggaaaccttaatctgccCGACTCCTGTTCTCTCCTCTCCGGCCCAGCGGCGAGGAAGACGATCCTGGTGGTGCTGCATCACCAGCCCAAGGAGCGGGCCGAGCTCTACGCCTGCAGCAAACGGGAGGCCCAGCACCCGGGCCTCCTGCACACCGTGGACGGCTGCTTCTCCACCCATTCCGGCTTCTACCACTGCCAGGCCAACACCGCCGCCGTCGCCTCTGTGGCTGCTGCCCTCCAGCAGCTGGCCGTGGGCGGTCACTAGGGGGCACCTGGATCTGCGAGCTGGGATGTGGAGTGCCAGTGGGGCTGGGCTAAGCCCTGCGCTGCCCTGACAAGTCCTAGCGGGGATGGCATgggggacccccacccctgcctgggcCAGGCCAGCACTGGAGCATAGTGGACTGTTACCTGTGGGAATGCCCTTCTCTGGGCTGGCACTGTTCCTACAAacctttgaccccccccccccaactacccTTGGGTCAGTCCATCCCCTCCCGCATCACACTTAGGGCAGTGCTTGGCATCAGCTGTGCAGATGTATTAGATCCTACCACATTACACAGCTAGCCCCCTCCCTGGGCTATGGGCATTGTCTGGGCATGCCCCCCAGTTTGCTCACCCTCTcaagctgcccccagcccccctgtgAACATGGATCAGTCCC
This region includes:
- the LOC141984354 gene encoding uncharacterized protein LOC141984354; protein product: MAWLLSLLAKGPEASSRRDRPDGEPDTPVPQLGANRARGAAGTAQELRKTAERLQAQLEALKGSSDPETLEFLQALDAPVRIASRVLVENQRLRQEVEELKGRLAAPPPLKLASQPPAHWASSPWTSQTPPSLATRSTALPLQVRTSGKTAGCERQFLDQVAQLLAAQGISLQAGEYELHSSCPLLLFCPISSRLGTDISNALEGISAARKTILVVLHHQPKERAELYACSKREAQHPGLLHTVDGCFSTHSGFYHCQANTAAVASVAAALQQLAVGGH